One Paralichthys olivaceus isolate ysfri-2021 chromosome 21, ASM2471397v2, whole genome shotgun sequence genomic window carries:
- the cbx7b gene encoding chromobox protein homolog 7 produces MELSAIGEQVFAVESIVKKRVRKGNVEYLLKWKGWPPKYSTWEPEEHILDQRLVQAYEEKEQRDRALGHRRKGSKTKRLDLQSTVYTMDLRSAHKIPESAPPRLRLSLTRSLVPEDEDEPYVPQLQHHKCKPGSSQFTCLDSNPPSPTQEDWEGLGEEEGEEDAEDEEDREEEVAQRETTEGILNERTDRWSSDIAPDEVTAVSEKPDNVWRPVHGPGGVTVTDVTLKSLTVTFRESRVAEGFFRHWGLEV; encoded by the exons ATGGAGCTGTCAGCGATCGGAGAGCAAGTGTTCGCTGTGGAATCGATCgtgaagaagagagtgagaaag GGGAATGTGGAGTATCTGTTGAAGTGGAAAGGATGGCCTCCAAA atacAGTACATGGGAACCTGAGGAACATATTCTGGACCAGCGCTTGGTGCAGGCCTATGAAGAGAA agagcagagagacagagctcTGGGTCACAGGAGGAAAGGGTCAAAGACCAAAAGACTCGATCTGCAG AGCACCGTCTACACCATGGACCTGCGCAGCGCTCACAAGATCCCTGAGAGTGCCCCGCCTCGCCTGCGTCTCTCGCTGACGCGCTCGCTGGTCCCAGAGGACGAGGACGAGCCGTACGTACCACAACTGCAGCACCACAAATGCAAACCTGGGAGTTCGCAGTTCACCTGCCTGGACTCAAACCCTCCGAGTCCAACACAAGAGGACTGGGAAGGcctgggagaagaagaaggggaggaggatgcagaagacgaggaggatagggaggaggaggtggctcAGAGGGAGACTACAGAAGGCATTCTTAATG AGAGGACAGACCGGTGGAGCTCCGACATCGCACCGGACGAGGTCACCGCTGTATCGGAGAAACCGGACAACGTCTGGAGGCCCGTCCACGGCCCGGGAGGGGTGACGGTCACGGATGTCACCCTGAAGTCCCTCACAGTGACTTTCCGCGAGTCAAGGGTGGCCGAAGGCTTCTTCAGACACTGGGGCCTGGAGGTCTGA